Genomic segment of Nocardiopsis mwathae:
ATGTCACCGTCAGCGGCGACCTGCTGTACTTCTCGGTCGACTACCCGCGGAGGAGTGAGGAGTGCGGCGCCGCGTCCAGCACGCCGGCGGACCCGACGGCCTTCGAGGGCATCCGCATCTTCGACATCTCCGACAAGACGGCGCCTCGGTACGTCGCGGCCATCCGGACCGACTGCGGATCGCACACCAACACCCTGGTCCCCGGTAAGGACGGCCGGACGGACTACATCTACGTCTCGTCCTACGCTCCCTCCGAACGGTTCCCGAACTGCCAGCCGCCGCACGACAAGATCTCGATCATCGAGGTCGATACGCACGACCCCGCCTCGGCCAAGGTCGTGGCCGAGCCCGTGCTGTTCCCGGACGGCGGCAACCACGACCAGCCCGGTCTGCTGCGTCCGACCGAGGGCTGCCACGACATCACCGCCTACCCGGAGAAGGACATCGCGGCGGGCGCCTGCATGGGCGACGGCATCCTGATGGACATCAGCGACCCGGTCAACCCCGTGGTGACCGAGCAGGTGCGCGACACCAACTTCGCGTTCTGGCACTCGGCGACCTTCAGCAACGACGCCAAGACCGTCCTGTTCACCGACGAACTCGGCGGCGGCGGAGCGGCCACCTGCAACGAGCGGATCGGCCCGGAGCGCGGCGCCAACGCCATCTACACCCTCAAGAACGGAAAGCTCGATTTCGAGGGCTACTACAAGCTGCCCCGGCACCAGTCCGCGACCGAGAACTGCGTGGCGCACAACGGCTCGCTGATCCCGGTGCCCGGCCAGGACTTCTTCGTCCAGGCCTGGTACCAGGGCGGTGTCTCGATCATCGACCTCAACGACCCGGCGAACGCCAGGGAGATCGGCTACTTCGACCGCGGCCCGATCGACGAGAACCGGCTCGTGGGCGGTGGCAGCTGGTCGGCCTACTACTACAACGGCTACATCTACTCCAACGACATGACCCGGGGGTTCGACGTCCTGAAGGTGGACGACCGGCGGCTCAGGCCGGCCGAGAAGGTCACCTATGACGAGTTCAACCCGCAGAGCCAGCCGCGCTACAAGCCCGGCCGGTAGAGGCCGACCTACGGCCCGACGGACGAGCGGCCCGCGCCCGGGCAGGGGCGCGGGCCGCCGCGTGTCCGCGCCTCCCTCAGGCGGTGAACAGCCGTTCCGTCTCCGCGTCGATCACGTCCAGGGCCCGTCCGGTGAAGTACACCGTCCCCAGCACCAGCACGTGCTCGCCCATGCCCGCGATGTCCGCGGGTGCCAGGTCCTCGGCTTCCACCACCCGCCACGCGGCCGGGATCTCGTGTTCGAAGCGCAGGTGCTCGTCGGGCAGGCGTGCGAAGGTCACCGGAATGTCGCCGAGCTCCGCGATCGCGCCGTCGACATCCTTGTGGTCGGGGAAGCAGATCAGCGCGTGGTCGACACGCGGCCAGATCCCCCGGGCGTGCTCCAGCGCCACCCGGATCCCGGCCCGGTTGATCGCCGAGTCGATCAGCACCTCGGTCCCGCCCACCGTGTGCCGCGACAGCCGTGCGGGCAGCCGCAGCGAGGACAGCACCCGGTGCAGCCGCTCGGGGGAGGCGGGCGCGCGGCCCAGTACCGCCAGCATCCGGTGCGCCGCCGCGCACCCCAGCTCCGCCGAAGCCGCGGACAGCCCCGGCGGGAGCACGTCCGGCGACGGCCCCCGCCCCGACCCGGGGTGCACCACCTCGGGTCGGACCCGGTCCGCGGTCACCTCGGCCACGGTGGCGTCGACCACCTCCGCCACCTCGCCGGTCTGTGTCAGCCGGACGAACGCCACCGTACGCTCCCCGGCCACCCGCGCCTTCTCCCGGGCGATCTCGGCCACGGTGTCACCGATCAGGCCGACGTGCTCGGCGAACACCTTGGCCATCGCGACCACGGCCGGCTCCAGCAGCCGCAGCTCATCCCGGTAGCCGCCGATCCCCGCCTCCACCACGCAGACGTCGGCGCCGCGTCGCTCCGCCTCCAGCAGGCCGGCGGTCATGAACAGCGTGTTCGGCGAGAGGTAGCCGTCGTCCGACGGAGGACCGATCCGCTCCCGGGCCTTCTCGATGCGCGCGGCGATCTCCGCCAGCCCCGCCTCGTCGATCGCGACCCCGTTGAACCGGACCCGCTCACGATGGCTCCGGAAACTAGGGCCCGTGACCGTCACCACGTTCAACCCCGCCGCGGCCAGGCACGCCGACGCGTAGGTGGCGGTCGTCCCCTTGCCCTTGGACCCGACGACCCCCAGCACCGGCGGTTCCGCGATGTCCAGCTCCCGCCGCAGGTCCAGGGCGCGGGACAGGCTGCGGCGGTAGCCCGGGCGCTTCAGGCGCCACTCGGCGAAGAAGGTCTCGAAACTCGACATGCCCCCAGTACTACATCACCCGGCGGGTCCGCCCGACCGCAGCGCACCGGCCCCCACCAGCGCCGGGGCCGCGTGGTGCCGGTACCCGACCGGGTCCGCGGATGAGTAGGCTGAAGGACGTGCATACCCCGACCCATCTCCCGTCGTGAGTGACAAGGGCGCCCACGAGCGCTACACCCAGGTCGTCGCCGAGATCACCGCCCGCCGGGTCGAGACCGACATCGACCCGTCGACCGACCGCGTCCGGGCCCTCCTCGACCTCCTCGGCGAGCCCCAGCGCGCCTACCGCTCGATCCACCTGACGGGGACCAACGGCAAGACGTCCACCGCGCGGATGATCGACGCGCTGCTGCGCGAGCGCCAGCTTCGGGTCGGCCGCTACACCAGCCCGCACCTGCGCACGATGCGGGAGCGGATCGTCATCGACGGGGAGCCCGTCTCCGAGGAGCGGTTCGTCGCCGCCTATGACGACATCCGCCCCTACGTCGACATGGTCGACGCGGGCTCCGACGTGCCGCTGTCCTTCTTCGAGGTGCTGACCGCCATGGCCTACGCCGTGTTCGCGGACACCCCGGTGGACGTGGCCGTCGTCGAGGTCGGCATGGGAGGCAGCTGGGACGCCACCAACGTGATCGACGCCGACGTGGCCGTGGTCACCCCCATCGCCATCGACCACACCGAGTATCTTCCCGACAGCGTCGAGGGCATCGCCGAGGAGAAGGCCGGCATCATCAAGCCCGGCTCGGTCGTGGTCCTGGCGCAGCAGCAGCTTCCGGCCGCCGAGGTCCTGCTGCGCCGCGCGGCCGAAACCGGTGCCCAGGTGGCCCGCGAAGGCATGGAGTTCGGCGTCCTGCACCGCGAGATCGCGGTCGGCGGCCAGCAGCTCTCGGTCAAGGGGCTGCGCGGCGGCTACGAGGGCGTGTTCCTGCCGCTGTTCGGCTCCTTCCAGGCGGGGAACGCCGCCACGGCCATCGCGGCCGTCGAGGCGTTCGCCGCGCCCGGCGAGGGCGACGACGGCCTGGATCCGGAACTGGTCGCCACCGCGCTTGCCGGGGTCGACTCCCCGGGGCGCCTGGAGATCGTGCGGACCAGCCCCACCGTGCTGGTGGACGCCGCGCACAACCCCGCGGGGATGGCGGCGTCGGCGGCCACCCTGGAGGAGGCCTTCGGCTTCAGTCGGCTCGTGGGCGTCGTGGCGATCATGGCGGACAAAGACGTCGAAGGCATCCTGGAGCCGCTGGAGCCGCTGCTCGCGGAGGTCGTGGTCACCCGGAACTCCTCGCCGCGCAGCCTGAGCCCCGATCGGCTCCGGGAGATCGCGGAGCCGATCTTCGGTGCGGAGCGGGTGCATGTGGCCCAGCGGCTGGACGACGCCATCGACATGGGGGTCACGCTGGCGGAGGAGACCGGGGAGTTCGGCGGTACCGGTGTCCTGGTCACCGGCTCCGTGGTCACCGCCGGGGACGCCATTCACCTGGTCAAGGGGGGACAGTAGGACATGCGGACGATCTGCTCGGTCGTGCTCGCCTTCGAGGTCATCGTCATCGGCCTGGCCATCCCGGTGGCCATCAACCTCGGCGGGTACCCCCCGGCGCTGGCCGGCGGCGTGTGGGGCGGTCTGGCCGCCGCGGCGCTGGTACTCGCCGCCCTGCAGCGGTTCCGCTGGGGGTTCTACGCGGCCTGCGTGCTCCAGGCGGCCTTCCTCGCCAGCGGTTTCCTCGTTCCGGGGCTCGCCGTTCTGGGCGTCATCTTCGTGGGACTGTGGATCGCAGGCGTGATCCTCGGTAGGAAGACCGACGCGATGGCGTTCGAGCGAGCGGAGGCGCCGATGCCGGTGCCGGAGGCCGAGTAGTTTCGGCGGTGGAGTGAGTGAGGAGCCGGAGCGCGGGTGGGGGTGCCGTCGCGATGGCGTTCGAGCGAGCGGAGGCGCCGATGCCGGTGCCGGAGGCCGAGTAGTTTCGGCGGTGGAGTGAGTGAGGAGCCGGAGCGCGGGTGGGGGTGCCGACGCGATGGCGTTCGAGCGAGCGGAGGCGCCGATGCCGGTGCCGGAGGCCGAGTGGTTTCGGCGGTGGAGTGAGTGAGGAGCCGGAGCGCGGGTGGGGGTGCCGACGCGATGGCGTTCGAGCGAGCGGAGGCGCCGATGCCGGTGCCGGAGGCCGAGTGGTTTCGGCGGTGGAGTGAGTGAGGAGCCGGAGCGCGGGTGGGGGTGCCGTCGCGATGGCGTTCGAGCGAGCGGAGGCGCCGCCACCGCGAACGGGTGGGGATGATCCCATCACCCGGCATGCCGTCGATGTGCTCTCCTCCGAATCCCTGGCACCCTCTGCGGTTCCGCCTCGGATTGGGTTGCTGAGGCGATAGGGTTACGGATGGCCGGGTCGGCGGTCACCGCTGCTCTTCCCCCAGGTTCCGGGCGCGTCGTGTTCCGCCGCCGAACCCCGCCGATCATCAGCTAGCAGTCGAGGAGAGTGGCACCGTGGAGCGCACCCTAGTCCTGATCAAGCCCGATGGTGTGCGTCGCAACATCATCGGCGAGGTCATCAGCCGCATCGAGCGCCGTGGCCTCAGGATCATCGCGATGGACCTGCGCACACTGACGCCCGACATCGCCAAGACGCACTACGAGGAGCACGCGGAGCGCCCCTTCTTCGACTCCCTCGTCGAGTTCATCACCGGCGGCCCGCTCGTCGCCATGGTGGTGGAGGGCGAACGCGCGGTGGAGGCCTTCCGCGCGCTGGCCGGTGCCACCGACCCCGTCGCGGCGGGCCCCGGCACCATCCGCGGCGACTTCGCGCTGGAGGTGCAGCAGAACATCGTGCACGGATCCGACTCCACCTACTCGGCCGAGCGCGAGATCAAGCTGTTCTTCCCCGACCTGGCCGCCTGATCGTTTCCGACGGCGGGGAACCGCGCGCCGGGCGCAGCCCGGCGCTTTTGCCTCTTGCCGGGCTGTGGCCAGGCATTTTCTGTCCTCGACAGCCCCTTGATTTCGGTGTGTTTACGTAACCATCGAAGTGCCGAGCGTTACGATACGGGTACTGAATCCGCTTCCGCGAGGAACGAGACCGTATTGACCGCCCCATGGGTGCAGCACCTGTTTTGGTGCCGCTGAGGACGATTCATGACCAACAATCTCGCCTTTCTCGGCCGTGACATGGCGGTCGACCTCGGGACCGCGAACACCCTGGTGTACGTGCGCGGACGAGGCATCGTGCTGAACGAGCCCTCGGTCGTCGCGCTGAACACCTCGACGGGGAAGATCGTCGCGGTCGGCATCGAGGCGAAACAGATGATCGGCCGGACACCCAGTAACATCACGGCGGTCCGGCCGCTGAAGGACGGCGTCATTGCCGACTTCGAGATCACCGAGCGCATGCTGCGCTATTTCATTCAGAAGATCCACCGCAGACGGCATTTCGCCAAGCCGCGCGTGATTGTGGCCGTGCCGAGCGGGATCACCTCAGTGGAGCACCGGGCCGTCAAGGAGGCCGGTTACCAGGCCGGTGCGCGCCGCGTGTACATCATCGAGGAGCCCATGGCCGCCGCCATCGGCGCGGGGCTACCCGTACACGAGCCGACCGGAAACATGGTGGTCGACATCGGCGGCGGCACCACCGAGGTCGCGGTCATCTCCATGGGCGGCATCGTGACCTCGCAGTCGATCCGCGTCGGCGGCGACGAGCTGGACGAGGCCATCATGACCTTCGTCAAGAAGGAGCACTCCCTGATGATCGGGGAGCGCACGGCCGAGGAGATCAAGCTCGCCATCGGATCGGCCTACCCGACCGGGACCGAGGAGTTGCATGCCGAGGTCCGCGGCCGCGACCTCATCAGCGGGCTGCCCAAGACCGTGGTGCTCTCGGCCGCCGAGATCCGCCAGGCCATCGAGGAGCCGGTGACCTCGATCATCGACGCGGTGCGTACCTCACTCGACAAGTGCCCGCCCGAGCTGTCCGGCGACATCATGGACCGCGGGATCGCCGTGGCCGGGGGCGGTGCACTGCTGCGGGGGCTGGACGACCGTCTGCGGCACGAGACCGGGATGCCCATCCACCTCGCGGAGAACGCCCTCGACTCCGTGGCCATCGGCTCGGGCACCTGCGTGGAGAACTACGAGCGCCTCAACCAGGTGCTCGTTCCGGAACGGCGGCGGTAAGGGTGGGACGCGGCACCTCACGGTCGCGGCTTGCCCTCCTCCTCGCCATCGCCCTCGCCCTGATCATCCTGGACTCCAAGAACAGCGACAATCCCGTCACGGCGGCGGCCCGCGCTGCGGGCGACGCCGCCTTCTCGCCCGTCGCCGCCGGCGTCTCCGCCGTCGCTCGACCGGTCAAGGGGGCCTACGCCGCGCTCACCGCCGCGCCGGGTGCCCGAGAACGGATCGCCGAACTGGAGGCGGAGAACAGGGAGCTGGCGGCCGCACTGGAGGACCGGAGCCGGGACGAGGGCCGCGCCGGGGAACTGGAGCGACTGCTCGGCCTGTCCGGTCTGGGCGGGTACGAGATCGTCCCCGCCCAGGCGGTGACCCGCGTGACGTCGCGCGGCCTGTCCTCCACGGTCACCATCGACGCCGGAACCCGCGACGGCGTCCACGCCGACATGACCGTGCTCAACGGTGACGGGCTGGTCGGCCGGGTCACCCGCGCCGAAGCGGACACCGCGACGGTCCTGCTGATCACCGACGCCTCCTCGGCCGTCGGCGCCCGGTTGGAGGGATCGGAACGGATCGGTGTGGCCGAGGGCGGATCGCGGACCATCGGGGACAGCGTTCCGCTGAGATTCGAGCTGATGGACGCCGACGCGCAGGTCCGGGAGGGGGACAGGATCGTGACCCTGGGCTCGCACGACGGCATGCCGTTCGTCCCGGGTGTGCCCATCGGGACGGTCGCCAAAGTGCGCGACACCCCCGGTGCGCTCAGCCGGGTGGCCGAGGTCGACCCGGCCGCGGACATCGGCGCCTTGGACATCGTCGGGGTGGTGGTCGCCGGCCCGGAGCGGGACCCCCGCGACTCGGTGCTGCCGCCGGCGCCGGAGCAGCGGCGCGTCACCGACGCACGAGCCGGCCGGGCGGCGCGGGTCCCGGGGGCGGTCGGATCGGGGGAGGTGCGATGAAACCGGTGGTGACGACGGTTCTACTGGTGACGGCGGTGCTGGCGCAGGCCGCGGTGGTGAACCGGCTGCCGCTGCCCTGGGGGGTGGGGCCGGACCTGGTGGTACTGACCGTGACCGCGGTCGCGCTCGCCTCCACCCCGATGACCGGCGCGTTCGTCGGGTTCACGGCGGGCCTGGCGATGGACGTGCTGCCACCGGCCGACCACGAGGTGGGCCGCTACGCGCTGGTCCTGTGCCTGGCCGGGTACCTGGCCGGATGGGCGCCGACCTTCGGGATGCGCTCCTACTCGGTGGCCGCACTGGCGGCTTTCGGGGTGGCCACGGGGTTCGCGCTCATCGGGCTCGTGATCGGCGACCCCCGCTTCTCGCTCGGCGGCGCCTCCTGGACCATCCTGCTCAGCGTGGTGGTGACCATGCTGGTGAGCCCGCTGGTGCTCCACCCGGTGGGGAAGATCATGCGCTACCTGTCCCGTGACGACTTCGGCTCCGTGGCGGGCGCACCGTGGGCGGCGGGGAGTCTGCGCCGATGAGACGACGCTGGAAGCCGTGGAAGTGGGAGCCCCCGTCGGGGCTCGGGCACCGGCGCCCGCCCGGCCGGATCCCGCTGCTCCTCGCCCAGCTGCTCGTCTACACCCTGTTCGCGGTGCTGGCCGGGCGGATGTGGTACCTGCAGGTGCCGATGAACGCCCACTACCGCGACCTCGCGGTGGCCAACCACGCCCAGCAGCTCATCGTCCCCGCCACCCGCGGTCAGATCCTGGACGCCGCGGGGCGCTCCCTGGTGCGCAACCGGACCGAGCTCGTCGTCTCCGCCGACTATCACGCCGTGATGGCCCAGGACGACAACGGCGAGGGCGTGCTGCGCAAGGTCGCCCGGGTACTCGGGGTGCCGGAGGACGAGGTGCTGCAGCGCATCCGGCTGTGCGGCCCCGAGGTGAGTCGGCCCTGCTGGCCCGGGTCGCCCTACCAGCCGGTGACGCTGGTCGAGGACGTCGACCCGAAGAAGGCGCTGCAGATCCTGGAGCGCCAGGAGGACTTCCCCGGCATCTCGGCGCAGCAGCACGCCGTCCGCGAGTACCCCAACGGGGAGCGCGCCTCCCAGACGCTCGGCTACCTGCAGCCGGTCACCCAGGAGGAGCTTGAGGCGCGCGAGGAGCTGCGCGTCCAGTTCAGCGGTATCGACCATGTGGGCCGCGACGGCCTGGAGGCGATGTACGACGACCGGCTGCGCGGCACCGCGGGGGTCCGCACGCTCGGCGTCAACAACAAGGGCCAGGTCATCGGTGTGCTGGAGGAGAAGGCGCCCGAGCCCGGCATGCACCTGGTGACGCATCTGGACGAGCGCGTCCAGGCCATCACGGAGAAGGCACTGGAGCGGGGGATGAAGCGCGCTCGCGGCCTCGGCAAAGGCTATGTGGCCGATTCCGCTGCGGCCGTGGTGCTCGACGTCCGCACCGGTGGGGTGATCGCCATGGCGAGCGTGCCCACCTACGACCCCGAGGTGTGGAACGGCGGCATCGACCAGGAGACCTACGACGAGATGCTCAGCAAGGACGCGGGGGAGCCGCTGATCTCGCGGGCGCTGCAGGGGCAGTACCCGCCCGGCTCGACCTTCAAGGTTTCCTCGCTGGCCGCCGCGGTGAAGAACGGGTCGCCGCTGAACGGAACGTATGCCTGCCCGGGCTCCATCAACGTGGGCAACAGGTCCTTCCAGAACTACGAGGGCGCCGGCCACGGCAGCGTCAGCCTGCACAAGGCCATCGTGGTCTCCTGCAACACCGTCTTCTACAAGTTCGGCTACGACATGTGGCGGGAGGACGGAGGCAAGAACCCGTCCAAGAACCCCCAGGAGGTCATGTCGAACATGGCCAAGAGCTTCGGGTTCGGCGCGCCCACCGGGATCGACCTGCCCAACGAGAGCAGCGGCCGCATTCCCGACCGGCAGTGGAAGCGCGAGTTCTGGGAGTCCACCCGGGAGCAGAACTGCAAGCGGGCCGAGAAGGGATACCCGGAGGTCGAGGACGGCTCGCACCGTGCCTACCTGGAGAAGCTCGCCCGGGAGCACTGCGAGACCGGCTTCGAGTGGAACGCGGGCGAGGCGGTGAACTTCTCCATCGGCCAGGGCGACGTGCTGGTCACCCCGCTGCAGCTGGCCAATGCCTATGCCGCCATCGCCAACGGCGGCACCCTGTACGAGCCGCGGGTGGGCAAGGCGTTCGTCTCCGCCGACGGCAAGCAGGTCGAGGAGATCCCGCCGAAGGAGCTGGGCAAGCTCGACTTGGACGACGAGACCCTGGCCTACCTGCAAAAGGCGCTCACCCAGGTGCCCAAGGAGGGCACGGGGCGCGGTGCCTTCGACGGATTCCCGCAGGGCCAGGTGTCCATCGCGGGCAAGACCGGTTCGGCCACCATCGTCGGCAAGAAGACGTCGTCGTGGTTCGCCTCCTATGCGCCTGCCGACGACCCGCGGTTCGCGGTGGCGGTCCTCGTCTCCCAGGGCGGCACCGGCGGCACCACGTCCGCCCCCATCGTCCGGGAGATCTACGAGGGTATCTACGGCTTCGTCCCCTCGGACGACGCCGCGGAACCGGGGGAGGAAGGCGAGGAGGACGTGAAGCCGGTCGACCCCGCGCTGCCCGGCGGCAAACCCCCGTCGGACCTGCCCGAGATCCGTCCCGACGGCACCGTCGTCGCCGCGGGCGAGTAGGCGGCCGGGGAGAGATGGGCGGGCGGCCGCGCAGGGCGGAGGAACCGGAGGGGGAGCGGATGATCGGCGCACGAGCAGGGGTGTCCGCCATCGGCCGGGAGCGGGGTGAGGCGCGATGATGCCCTACACCAGCCCCCACCTGCCCCGCACCACACTGGGCGAACGGGTCGGCGGCCTCATCGCCGCGGGTCGGCCGCGGCGCTTCGACTGGGTCCTGCTGGCGGCCGTGCTGGGGCTGTCCGCGCTCGGCGTGGTCCTGGTCGGCGCGTCGACCTACGACCCGCGCGACCCGTCGGGGGCGTTGGGCTACGTCGAGCGCCAACTCGTCCACCTGGCCGTGGGAACGGTGCTGTGCCTGCTGGTGGCCGCGGTCGACTACCGGGCGCCGCGCGCGTACGCGCCGATCGCCTACGTGTGCTCGCTGATCGGCCTGCTGGTGGTCCTCACCCCGCTGGGCCAGACCATCAACGGTTCCCGGGGGTGGATCGTCGTCGCCGGGGTCCAGGCCCAGCCCAGCGAGCTGGCCAAGGTGGGGCTGATCCTCGCCCTGGCCATGCTGCTCGGCGAGCCCCGCGACGGAGAGCACGCCCCCACCACCCGCGACGTGCTCTTCAGCCTGGTCGCGCTGGCCATTCCCATGGCCCTCATCACGCTCCAGCCCGACCTGGGAACCGGGCTGGTCATGGGGGCCATTTTCCTGGGCATGCTCACGGTGTCGGGGGCACCGCTGCGCTGGGTCGTGGGGATGCTGGGGTGCGGCACGCTGGCCGCGTTCAGCGTGTGGTGGTTCGAGCTGCTCCAGCCCTACCAGCTGGACCGGGTGGCCACCATGATCGATCCCAGCGCCGACCCGCAGGGCGCCGGGTACAACTCCAACCAGGCGATGATCGCCATCGGATCCGGCGGGTTCAACGGCACCGGGCTGTTCCAGGGTGAGCAGACCAGCGGTCGGTTCGTGCCCGAGCAGCACACCGACTTCATCTTCACGGTGGCCGCCGAGGAGCTCGGGTTCATCGGCGGGCTGACGATCATCGGGCTGCTGGCGCTGATCATCCAGCGCATCCTGCGGATCGCCGCAGGGTGCTCCCATCCCTACGGGCGGCTCGTCTGCGTCGGTGTGGCCACCTGGTTCGCCTTCCAGAGCTTCGTCAACATCGGGATGACCCTCGGGGTCGCGCCGGTGACCGGCCTGCCGCTGCCCTTCGTGTCCTACGGCGGTACCGCCACCGTCGCCCACCTCATCGCGATCGGGCTGGTGGTCAGCATCCACGCGCGCAACCGCGGCTTCGACTAGCCGCGGCCCGGTCGGATCTTGGGCCGCGGCCGGGACCGGCACGCCGGTCCCGGCGCCGCGATGCGGTGCGGCCTCG
This window contains:
- a CDS encoding LVIVD repeat-containing protein — its product is MPTSPTLSKRRRVGPRTGHRLLTFVGAASLVLGTAVAPAAADSPADDVVTSDNVTHVANVPKPSPVTNTNSDLAFTGDYAISGNYDGFVIYDISTPESPQIVSKVLCEGGQGDVTVSGDLLYFSVDYPRRSEECGAASSTPADPTAFEGIRIFDISDKTAPRYVAAIRTDCGSHTNTLVPGKDGRTDYIYVSSYAPSERFPNCQPPHDKISIIEVDTHDPASAKVVAEPVLFPDGGNHDQPGLLRPTEGCHDITAYPEKDIAAGACMGDGILMDISDPVNPVVTEQVRDTNFAFWHSATFSNDAKTVLFTDELGGGGAATCNERIGPERGANAIYTLKNGKLDFEGYYKLPRHQSATENCVAHNGSLIPVPGQDFFVQAWYQGGVSIIDLNDPANAREIGYFDRGPIDENRLVGGGSWSAYYYNGYIYSNDMTRGFDVLKVDDRRLRPAEKVTYDEFNPQSQPRYKPGR
- a CDS encoding folylpolyglutamate synthase/dihydrofolate synthase family protein; the encoded protein is MSSFETFFAEWRLKRPGYRRSLSRALDLRRELDIAEPPVLGVVGSKGKGTTATYASACLAAAGLNVVTVTGPSFRSHRERVRFNGVAIDEAGLAEIAARIEKARERIGPPSDDGYLSPNTLFMTAGLLEAERRGADVCVVEAGIGGYRDELRLLEPAVVAMAKVFAEHVGLIGDTVAEIAREKARVAGERTVAFVRLTQTGEVAEVVDATVAEVTADRVRPEVVHPGSGRGPSPDVLPPGLSAASAELGCAAAHRMLAVLGRAPASPERLHRVLSSLRLPARLSRHTVGGTEVLIDSAINRAGIRVALEHARGIWPRVDHALICFPDHKDVDGAIAELGDIPVTFARLPDEHLRFEHEIPAAWRVVEAEDLAPADIAGMGEHVLVLGTVYFTGRALDVIDAETERLFTA
- a CDS encoding glutamate ligase domain-containing protein; protein product: MSDKGAHERYTQVVAEITARRVETDIDPSTDRVRALLDLLGEPQRAYRSIHLTGTNGKTSTARMIDALLRERQLRVGRYTSPHLRTMRERIVIDGEPVSEERFVAAYDDIRPYVDMVDAGSDVPLSFFEVLTAMAYAVFADTPVDVAVVEVGMGGSWDATNVIDADVAVVTPIAIDHTEYLPDSVEGIAEEKAGIIKPGSVVVLAQQQLPAAEVLLRRAAETGAQVAREGMEFGVLHREIAVGGQQLSVKGLRGGYEGVFLPLFGSFQAGNAATAIAAVEAFAAPGEGDDGLDPELVATALAGVDSPGRLEIVRTSPTVLVDAAHNPAGMAASAATLEEAFGFSRLVGVVAIMADKDVEGILEPLEPLLAEVVVTRNSSPRSLSPDRLREIAEPIFGAERVHVAQRLDDAIDMGVTLAEETGEFGGTGVLVTGSVVTAGDAIHLVKGGQ
- a CDS encoding DUF4233 domain-containing protein; protein product: MRTICSVVLAFEVIVIGLAIPVAINLGGYPPALAGGVWGGLAAAALVLAALQRFRWGFYAACVLQAAFLASGFLVPGLAVLGVIFVGLWIAGVILGRKTDAMAFERAEAPMPVPEAE
- the ndk gene encoding nucleoside-diphosphate kinase, which produces MERTLVLIKPDGVRRNIIGEVISRIERRGLRIIAMDLRTLTPDIAKTHYEEHAERPFFDSLVEFITGGPLVAMVVEGERAVEAFRALAGATDPVAAGPGTIRGDFALEVQQNIVHGSDSTYSAEREIKLFFPDLAA
- a CDS encoding rod shape-determining protein, which gives rise to MTNNLAFLGRDMAVDLGTANTLVYVRGRGIVLNEPSVVALNTSTGKIVAVGIEAKQMIGRTPSNITAVRPLKDGVIADFEITERMLRYFIQKIHRRRHFAKPRVIVAVPSGITSVEHRAVKEAGYQAGARRVYIIEEPMAAAIGAGLPVHEPTGNMVVDIGGGTTEVAVISMGGIVTSQSIRVGGDELDEAIMTFVKKEHSLMIGERTAEEIKLAIGSAYPTGTEELHAEVRGRDLISGLPKTVVLSAAEIRQAIEEPVTSIIDAVRTSLDKCPPELSGDIMDRGIAVAGGGALLRGLDDRLRHETGMPIHLAENALDSVAIGSGTCVENYERLNQVLVPERRR
- the mreC gene encoding rod shape-determining protein MreC, which produces MGRGTSRSRLALLLAIALALIILDSKNSDNPVTAAARAAGDAAFSPVAAGVSAVARPVKGAYAALTAAPGARERIAELEAENRELAAALEDRSRDEGRAGELERLLGLSGLGGYEIVPAQAVTRVTSRGLSSTVTIDAGTRDGVHADMTVLNGDGLVGRVTRAEADTATVLLITDASSAVGARLEGSERIGVAEGGSRTIGDSVPLRFELMDADAQVREGDRIVTLGSHDGMPFVPGVPIGTVAKVRDTPGALSRVAEVDPAADIGALDIVGVVVAGPERDPRDSVLPPAPEQRRVTDARAGRAARVPGAVGSGEVR
- the mreD gene encoding rod shape-determining protein MreD, with the protein product MTTVLLVTAVLAQAAVVNRLPLPWGVGPDLVVLTVTAVALASTPMTGAFVGFTAGLAMDVLPPADHEVGRYALVLCLAGYLAGWAPTFGMRSYSVAALAAFGVATGFALIGLVIGDPRFSLGGASWTILLSVVVTMLVSPLVLHPVGKIMRYLSRDDFGSVAGAPWAAGSLRR
- the mrdA gene encoding penicillin-binding protein 2 is translated as MRRRWKPWKWEPPSGLGHRRPPGRIPLLLAQLLVYTLFAVLAGRMWYLQVPMNAHYRDLAVANHAQQLIVPATRGQILDAAGRSLVRNRTELVVSADYHAVMAQDDNGEGVLRKVARVLGVPEDEVLQRIRLCGPEVSRPCWPGSPYQPVTLVEDVDPKKALQILERQEDFPGISAQQHAVREYPNGERASQTLGYLQPVTQEELEAREELRVQFSGIDHVGRDGLEAMYDDRLRGTAGVRTLGVNNKGQVIGVLEEKAPEPGMHLVTHLDERVQAITEKALERGMKRARGLGKGYVADSAAAVVLDVRTGGVIAMASVPTYDPEVWNGGIDQETYDEMLSKDAGEPLISRALQGQYPPGSTFKVSSLAAAVKNGSPLNGTYACPGSINVGNRSFQNYEGAGHGSVSLHKAIVVSCNTVFYKFGYDMWREDGGKNPSKNPQEVMSNMAKSFGFGAPTGIDLPNESSGRIPDRQWKREFWESTREQNCKRAEKGYPEVEDGSHRAYLEKLAREHCETGFEWNAGEAVNFSIGQGDVLVTPLQLANAYAAIANGGTLYEPRVGKAFVSADGKQVEEIPPKELGKLDLDDETLAYLQKALTQVPKEGTGRGAFDGFPQGQVSIAGKTGSATIVGKKTSSWFASYAPADDPRFAVAVLVSQGGTGGTTSAPIVREIYEGIYGFVPSDDAAEPGEEGEEDVKPVDPALPGGKPPSDLPEIRPDGTVVAAGE
- the rodA gene encoding rod shape-determining protein RodA, whose amino-acid sequence is MMPYTSPHLPRTTLGERVGGLIAAGRPRRFDWVLLAAVLGLSALGVVLVGASTYDPRDPSGALGYVERQLVHLAVGTVLCLLVAAVDYRAPRAYAPIAYVCSLIGLLVVLTPLGQTINGSRGWIVVAGVQAQPSELAKVGLILALAMLLGEPRDGEHAPTTRDVLFSLVALAIPMALITLQPDLGTGLVMGAIFLGMLTVSGAPLRWVVGMLGCGTLAAFSVWWFELLQPYQLDRVATMIDPSADPQGAGYNSNQAMIAIGSGGFNGTGLFQGEQTSGRFVPEQHTDFIFTVAAEELGFIGGLTIIGLLALIIQRILRIAAGCSHPYGRLVCVGVATWFAFQSFVNIGMTLGVAPVTGLPLPFVSYGGTATVAHLIAIGLVVSIHARNRGFD